In the genome of Halococcus agarilyticus, one region contains:
- a CDS encoding DUF5518 domain-containing protein, translated as MVETLRKTVTEHPWVYAVPAGLVSAAFVVANSSSGVYNCGIVFWAGLVGGLLTRNGSNNARRIGFRTGAIGSLPIVWDMGLAFGSITSFNQPLFAGAIQTVMLAGVVSIAVLVVGVVGEVGSAIGRWLSRKTGPKNHTTVSG; from the coding sequence ATGGTCGAAACACTCCGGAAAACCGTGACAGAGCATCCGTGGGTGTATGCAGTCCCTGCGGGGCTCGTCTCGGCTGCGTTCGTCGTAGCGAACTCGTCATCTGGGGTGTACAACTGCGGGATCGTCTTCTGGGCTGGTCTCGTCGGTGGCTTGCTGACCCGCAACGGCTCGAACAACGCTCGTCGGATCGGATTCCGGACAGGCGCGATCGGGTCACTCCCGATCGTCTGGGACATGGGTCTCGCTTTCGGAAGCATCACGTCGTTCAACCAGCCCCTGTTCGCCGGAGCCATACAGACAGTCATGCTGGCCGGTGTAGTATCGATCGCAGTCTTGGTGGTCGGTGTGGTTGGCGAAGTCGGATCAGCGATCGGTAGATGGCTCTCGCGGAAAACCGGTCCGAAGAACCACACGACTGTCAGCGGCTAA
- a CDS encoding amidohydrolase family protein, whose product MWLVPEESMMLDIDFPSEEPRFVDTHAHQPTSEFLEDAGGEMMGDAAGKFGTDLETWGFDEMVEEYHEAGIRHAVLLGWDAETNTGNPPVTSEYVAEVRDEYPDFFTGFAGVDPLKDDCVESAERAIEDLDLSGFKFQQIAQGFDPSAPEHDPLWNTIEDLGVPVVFHGGNSTLGAGSPGGRGLRIEHGNPMLIDDVAARFPDLQILLAHPAFPWEKEQLAICQQKGNVHMDLSGWLPKYIDDQVLHYAGTILQDKVMFGTDYPMIRPRTWLESFAEHTDYPEEVERKLLWENAEAFLDL is encoded by the coding sequence ATGTGGCTGGTCCCCGAGGAATCGATGATGCTCGACATCGACTTCCCGTCCGAGGAACCGCGCTTCGTCGACACCCACGCCCACCAGCCGACGAGCGAGTTCCTGGAGGATGCCGGCGGCGAGATGATGGGCGACGCCGCCGGGAAATTCGGCACCGATCTCGAAACCTGGGGGTTCGACGAGATGGTCGAGGAGTACCACGAGGCCGGCATTCGCCACGCGGTCCTGCTCGGCTGGGACGCCGAGACCAACACCGGCAACCCGCCAGTCACGAGCGAGTACGTCGCCGAGGTGCGAGACGAATACCCCGACTTCTTCACCGGGTTCGCGGGCGTCGATCCGCTGAAGGACGACTGCGTGGAGTCGGCCGAGCGCGCGATCGAGGACCTCGATCTCTCGGGGTTCAAGTTCCAGCAGATCGCCCAGGGGTTCGACCCGAGCGCGCCCGAACACGACCCACTCTGGAACACCATCGAGGATCTCGGCGTTCCGGTGGTGTTCCACGGCGGGAACTCCACGCTCGGCGCGGGCAGCCCCGGCGGACGCGGCCTCCGAATCGAGCACGGGAATCCGATGCTGATCGACGACGTGGCCGCCCGGTTCCCCGATCTCCAGATCCTGCTCGCCCATCCCGCCTTCCCGTGGGAGAAAGAGCAGCTCGCGATCTGCCAGCAGAAGGGCAACGTCCACATGGACCTCTCGGGGTGGCTCCCGAAGTACATCGACGACCAGGTGCTCCACTACGCCGGCACCATTCTCCAGGACAAGGTGATGTTCGGGACCGACTACCCGATGATCCGACCCCGCACGTGGCTCGAATCGTTCGCCGAGCACACCGACTACCCGGAAGAAGTCGAACGGAAACTGCTGTGGGAGAACGCCGAAGCGTTTCTCGATCTGTAA
- a CDS encoding dihydrolipoyl dehydrogenase family protein, which produces MTQFDLIVFGGGTGNTVASAAAAEGLETALVEKGPLGGLCLNRGCNPSKMLIQHANVANQVRNADRFGIDATIDEIRFGEFVRAVNAELADAASSKETNKREEEHLTLFQQEARFVDDRTIEIVENGETHTAEKVVIAAGSRPVVPDAIDGLADVDYLTSDDAIRLETPPDRLVVLGGGYIAAELGYFFESFGTDVALIEMEDSLVSREDDEVAAAFTEIAADRHDVHTGHRASSVAKSDGEITVTAESENGDEVAVSGDELLVALGRRPNTDGIDLDATSVETTDAGFIATDERLRTNVENVWAMGDIADNGMFKHSGDYEGEVMIDNVARESERVADFTALPHAVFTEPQIGAVGETESALDDSGREYVVGRAEFTDTAMSRALKLDHGFAKVLADPDTREILGCHVIGHEASMLIHEVTPAIRYGATVDDLANTLIHAHPSMSKVVMKACKDVPESVE; this is translated from the coding sequence ATGACACAGTTCGATCTCATCGTGTTCGGCGGTGGCACCGGCAACACGGTCGCATCGGCAGCAGCCGCCGAGGGTCTGGAGACCGCGCTCGTCGAGAAGGGGCCGCTCGGCGGGCTGTGTCTCAACCGTGGCTGCAACCCCTCGAAGATGTTGATCCAGCACGCGAACGTCGCCAATCAGGTCCGGAACGCCGATCGGTTCGGGATCGACGCGACCATCGACGAGATCCGTTTCGGCGAGTTCGTTCGGGCGGTGAACGCGGAACTCGCCGACGCCGCCAGCAGCAAGGAGACGAACAAGCGCGAGGAGGAACACCTCACGCTGTTCCAGCAGGAGGCACGGTTCGTCGACGACCGCACGATCGAGATCGTCGAGAACGGCGAGACTCACACGGCCGAAAAAGTGGTCATCGCAGCCGGCTCCCGGCCCGTGGTGCCCGACGCGATCGACGGACTCGCGGACGTCGACTACCTCACCAGCGACGACGCCATCCGGCTCGAAACACCGCCCGACCGGCTCGTGGTGCTCGGTGGCGGGTACATCGCGGCGGAGCTCGGCTACTTCTTCGAGTCGTTCGGCACCGACGTGGCGCTGATCGAGATGGAAGACAGCCTGGTGTCCCGCGAGGACGACGAGGTGGCGGCGGCGTTCACCGAGATCGCGGCGGACCGTCACGACGTACACACCGGTCACCGAGCGTCGTCGGTCGCCAAGTCGGATGGCGAGATCACGGTTACCGCCGAGTCGGAGAACGGTGACGAGGTCGCGGTGTCGGGCGACGAACTCCTCGTCGCGCTCGGCCGCCGGCCGAACACCGACGGGATCGACCTCGACGCGACGAGCGTCGAGACCACCGACGCCGGGTTCATCGCGACCGACGAGCGGCTCCGGACGAACGTCGAGAACGTCTGGGCGATGGGCGACATCGCCGACAACGGGATGTTCAAACACTCCGGCGACTACGAAGGCGAAGTGATGATCGACAACGTGGCGCGCGAATCGGAGCGGGTAGCGGATTTCACCGCGCTGCCCCACGCCGTCTTCACCGAACCTCAGATCGGCGCAGTGGGCGAGACCGAATCGGCGCTCGACGATTCGGGTCGGGAGTACGTCGTCGGACGGGCCGAGTTCACCGACACCGCGATGAGTCGGGCGCTGAAACTCGATCACGGGTTCGCCAAGGTCCTCGCCGATCCGGACACCCGCGAGATCCTCGGGTGTCACGTCATCGGCCACGAGGCCTCGATGCTGATCCACGAAGTCACACCGGCGATCCGGTACGGCGCGACGGTCGACGACCTCGCGAACACCCTCATCCACGCCCATCCCTCGATGAGCAAAGTGGTGATGAAGGCCTGCAAGGACGTCCCTGAGAGCGTGGAGTAG
- a CDS encoding GNAT family N-acetyltransferase, which produces MIVRETESADVDAIEAVARASWETDYPAILSRETAREGVEEWYAADRLAAEIESDDALVPVADGEDGVVGFAHAVAEEASGTILRLYVAPEHRREGVGGDLLDHTREALGERGAERVRAMVLAENEPGNEFYRRHGFELAEESETVIADTPYRENVYVSER; this is translated from the coding sequence ATGATCGTTCGTGAAACGGAGTCCGCCGACGTCGACGCCATCGAGGCGGTGGCGCGGGCGTCGTGGGAAACCGACTATCCGGCGATACTCAGCCGCGAGACCGCCCGCGAGGGCGTCGAGGAGTGGTACGCAGCCGATCGACTCGCTGCCGAGATCGAGAGCGACGACGCCCTAGTGCCGGTCGCCGACGGCGAGGACGGAGTGGTCGGGTTCGCCCACGCGGTCGCCGAGGAGGCGAGCGGGACGATCCTCCGACTCTACGTCGCCCCCGAACACCGACGCGAGGGCGTCGGCGGCGACCTGCTCGATCACACCCGCGAAGCGCTCGGGGAACGCGGTGCCGAGCGGGTCCGGGCGATGGTGCTCGCGGAGAACGAGCCCGGCAACGAGTTCTACCGCCGTCACGGGTTCGAACTGGCCGAGGAGAGCGAGACCGTCATTGCCGACACGCCCTACCGAGAGAACGTCTACGTATCGGAGCGGTAA
- a CDS encoding DsrE family protein, with the protein MLDDNKTVFHLIEGGSDEQDLALTLAENLAGDESIDMDDIAVLAQAEGIDPVTTDGEKSDRVESLVDDGVSVKACSNTLEMFDLTESDLVDGVETVSSGVGELTRLQNDGYAYIRP; encoded by the coding sequence ATGCTCGACGACAACAAGACCGTTTTCCACCTGATCGAGGGCGGTTCGGACGAACAGGATCTCGCGCTCACACTCGCGGAGAACCTCGCGGGCGACGAGTCCATCGACATGGACGACATCGCGGTGCTCGCTCAAGCGGAGGGCATCGATCCAGTGACGACCGACGGGGAAAAGAGCGACCGCGTCGAATCGCTCGTCGACGACGGCGTCTCGGTCAAGGCGTGTTCCAACACCCTCGAGATGTTCGATCTCACCGAGTCGGACCTCGTCGACGGCGTCGAGACCGTCTCCTCGGGCGTCGGCGAACTCACGCGCCTCCAGAACGACGGGTACGCCTACATCCGACCGTAG
- a CDS encoding hotdog fold thioesterase translates to MTADEPAVEGDIRERIASDPYCDTLGIDLVDLGPGTARTALTITEELLNFHGTPHGGAVYSLADAAFAAASNSHGETALALETNISYLDSVEVGTTLVATAEETHASGRTAEYEVVVVGDVGDRNEKGEDGGDAVRIATFRGRVYRP, encoded by the coding sequence ATGACAGCCGACGAACCGGCCGTCGAGGGGGACATCCGCGAACGGATCGCGAGCGACCCCTACTGCGACACGCTGGGGATCGATCTGGTCGATCTCGGGCCAGGCACCGCGCGCACCGCACTCACGATCACCGAGGAGTTGCTGAACTTCCACGGAACGCCCCACGGTGGGGCGGTGTACTCGCTCGCGGACGCGGCGTTCGCGGCGGCGTCGAACTCGCATGGAGAAACCGCCCTCGCCCTGGAGACCAACATCTCGTATCTCGACAGCGTCGAGGTGGGAACGACGCTCGTCGCGACCGCCGAGGAGACACACGCGAGCGGGCGAACCGCCGAGTACGAGGTCGTCGTTGTCGGGGACGTCGGGGATCGAAACGAGAAGGGGGAAGACGGGGGCGACGCGGTGCGGATCGCGACCTTCCGTGGGCGGGTCTATCGACCCTGA
- a CDS encoding cupin domain-containing protein, whose translation MQKSKEELPVAMETPNATVRQQPDFGAATDYGELAAERIRFAAGTDLTPLLEGLEDDMCQCPHWGYVLDGAINLRYSDGTEAVSEAGEQLYWPPGHTLWVEEDTEFVLFSPQDDHIEVFEHMASRMEELEG comes from the coding sequence ATGCAGAAATCGAAAGAAGAACTGCCAGTTGCGATGGAGACGCCGAACGCGACCGTACGACAGCAGCCGGACTTCGGCGCGGCGACCGACTACGGCGAGCTGGCCGCAGAACGCATTCGGTTCGCCGCCGGAACCGACCTCACGCCGCTCCTCGAAGGCTTGGAGGACGACATGTGTCAGTGTCCCCACTGGGGCTACGTGCTGGACGGCGCGATCAACCTTCGCTACAGCGACGGGACCGAAGCGGTCAGCGAGGCGGGGGAGCAGCTCTACTGGCCGCCGGGACACACGCTCTGGGTCGAGGAGGACACGGAGTTCGTCCTGTTCAGCCCGCAGGACGACCACATCGAAGTCTTCGAGCACATGGCAAGCAGGATGGAGGAGCTGGAGGGGTAG
- a CDS encoding DUF4177 domain-containing protein, with protein sequence MTQWEYETLRPPRGSTKKEAIDPKAQLNDLGGEGWELVSTVEYVGGGTKYFVFKRPVEEDSHEQ encoded by the coding sequence ATGACACAGTGGGAGTACGAAACGCTTCGCCCACCGCGAGGCTCGACCAAGAAGGAGGCGATCGATCCGAAGGCTCAGTTGAACGACCTCGGGGGGGAGGGGTGGGAGCTCGTCTCGACCGTCGAGTACGTCGGCGGCGGGACGAAGTACTTCGTTTTCAAGCGACCCGTCGAGGAGGACTCACATGAGCAGTAG
- a CDS encoding helix-turn-helix transcriptional regulator, whose protein sequence is MNDIDQPLDEVEFLVRSEHRVAVLDALAERPHSRADLRVLTGASSSTIGRMLSEFEDRCWIERIEHRYEATPLGAFVAEGLMTLLERMETEQTLRDVWQWLPTEEIGFDVESFTDAVVTVPEFGSPHRTANRFVELVEETETIRGFTPTTVKSDMNVLFRNAIDGMETELMWPSDLTETVLTLHPEQVPAAIESGNLTVLTNDDLPCACAIFDDRIGLAGYDRETGVMRATIDTDAPEARRWAEALYESYRRDARPLNPKTIVA, encoded by the coding sequence GTGAACGATATCGACCAGCCACTCGACGAGGTCGAGTTCCTCGTGCGTTCGGAGCACCGCGTGGCGGTGCTCGACGCGTTGGCCGAGCGGCCGCACAGCCGGGCCGACCTTCGAGTGCTGACCGGCGCATCGTCGTCCACCATCGGGCGGATGCTGAGCGAGTTCGAGGATCGGTGCTGGATCGAGCGGATCGAGCACCGATACGAGGCGACACCGCTGGGTGCGTTCGTCGCGGAAGGGCTGATGACCCTGCTCGAACGAATGGAAACCGAGCAAACGCTGCGCGATGTCTGGCAGTGGCTCCCGACCGAGGAGATCGGATTCGACGTCGAGTCGTTTACCGATGCGGTCGTCACGGTTCCGGAGTTCGGTTCGCCTCACCGGACCGCCAACCGATTCGTCGAGCTGGTCGAGGAGACAGAGACTATACGTGGGTTTACTCCGACGACCGTCAAATCGGATATGAACGTGCTCTTTCGGAACGCCATCGACGGCATGGAGACGGAGTTGATGTGGCCGTCCGACCTCACCGAGACGGTCCTGACCCTGCACCCCGAACAGGTCCCGGCGGCCATCGAGAGCGGCAATCTGACCGTTCTGACGAACGATGACCTCCCGTGCGCCTGCGCCATCTTCGACGACCGCATTGGACTCGCTGGCTACGACCGCGAGACCGGAGTCATGCGGGCCACGATCGATACCGACGCCCCCGAAGCGAGACGGTGGGCCGAAGCGCTCTACGAGTCCTACAGACGCGACGCTCGACCCCTCAATCCGAAAACCATCGTGGCGTGA